GGTTGTTCAGGATGGCCCGCTCACGCAGGATGATCAGCGGCTTGGACTCCAGCTTCTCCATGGTGTCGAGCCACATGTTGACCTGGTAGGCGGAGTCCTTCGAACCGGAGAAGTACAGGACCGTCTCCGGCTTGTACTCGCCCAGCCAGTCGTCGACGGCGGCCAGGACCTTCTCGGCCTTCGGCGGGATCCTGCGGCCGCGCACGTACGGCACGAGCGCCAGGACGTACAGGGTGGCCAGGGCCACCGTGACGCCGATGCCGACGAAGCCGATCAGGGCCGACTTCACCTGCGCGGCGAGCAGGATGCCGGCGACCGCGAAGAGGTCGAGGTGGAGCATCTTCTCGGCGGAGCGGTGCAGCAGCTTGCGCGGCGGGGCGTCCGGGATGCGGATGCGCGACTTCAGGTCGACGTTACGGGTGGCGACCGGCATGCGGCGGCGGTTGCGTATCAGCTGGACCAGCGCGCCGTGCGGGGCCTGGAGACCGTAGAAGGCGATGAAGCAGGCGATCGCCCCGTAGTAGATCAGGTTGTCCGCCAGGGACAGCCGGGCCAGCAGCAGGACGAGGAGCAGCTGCCGGATCAGGAAGCGGATCGACAGGCCGGCCCGCACCTTGCCGAGGCGGTTGATCAGGTAGCTGCCCTTGCGGTGCAGATAGTGGTCCGCCAGGTACGTCACGGCGGCCGCTGCCGCGAAGGCGGGAACGCTCGGGACGAGCGCGGCCAGCATGAGGGCGGGGAAGCCCGCCACCATGAGGACCGCCGCGGCCAGCTCGGCCGCGCTGCCCACCCGGGCGACGCGAATAGCGGTGGATATCACGGAGAAACCTGCTCTTGGGAGGGGTGTGCCGGTCTTGGTTCGAAATGCGGCTGGTCTGTGAATATTCGCGAGACTGTATGGATTCAGGCCCCTGCGAACACTCCTGTCGACGAAACCCGTTAACAGGAGGGCGCAGAGGCCTGAATTACTGAAGTCTATTTGGCGCCAATTATTACACGCCGTCCTGCCGGTCCAGCACCGTGGCCAGCGCCTGCTCGAAGCCGGAGGCCCGGGCCGCGCCGGCCGTCGGGTCCTGCTGGCGGACGTCGATGACGTGGCCGGTCAGCTCGGAGAGCAGCACGTCGAGCGAGGTGCGGGCCACGGCCTCGGAGGACAGCAGGGAGCCGGAGGGCTCCTGGCCGAACGCCTTGGTGCGCATGGGGGTGGCGGTGCGCTCGGGGTTGATGCAGTTGACGCGAACGCCGTCGCCGGCCCACTCGTCGGACAGCGCCTGGGTGAGGTTCACCATGGCGGCCTTGGTGGAGGAGTACAGGCTGTACTCGGCGCGGCCGCGGGTGTAGCTGCTGGAGGTGTAGAGCAGCAGCTGGCCCTTGGTCTCCGACAGGTACTTGTAGGAGGACCGGGCGATCTGCACCGGGGCCAGGTAGTTGACCTTCAGCGCCTCTTCGATGGTGGCGTTGTCGGTCTCGGCGAGCTTGCCTATGCGCAGCACGCCGGCGGTGTTGACCACGTAGTCGATGCGGCCGGTCTCGCCGTACGCCTTGGACAGGGCGTCGTCGACCTCCTCCGGGTTCTCCACGTGGGTGCCGGTGGTGGAGCGGCCGAGGGCGTAGACCTTGGCGCCGTAGGACTCGGCGAGCTCGGCGATGTCCTTGCCGATGCCGTAGCTGCCGCCGAAGACGACCATGGTCTTGCCGGTCAGCAGCTCGCGGTAGGCCTCCTCGGAAACCTGCTCGGGCGCGGCCGTGGAGGCGAGCTGGAAGAGCTTGTCGGCGATGAAGACGTCGACGGGCTGGGTGACCTTCATGTTGTACTCGTCACCCGCGACGACGTGGATCGGCACGTCCGGCAGGTACTTGAGCACGACCGAGCAGTCGTCGGTGGCCTGGAAATTGGGGTCACCGGCGGCGACCTCGTAGGCCCGCTTGATCGTGGACAGCTTGAAGGCCTGCGGCGTCTGGCCGCGGCGCAGCCGGGAGCGGTCCGGGATCTCGGTGATGAACTCGCCGTCCTCGCCGTGCGTGCGCGTGACGATGATGGTGTCCGCGGACGGGATGGCCACGTCGACGGCCTGGAAGCGCTCCAGCGCGACGACGCAGTCGTCGATGACGCGCTGCGACAGCAGCGGGCGCACGGCGTCGTGGAAGAGGACGTTGGCGTCCTCGCCCTCGGCCAGGCCCTCGCCCAGCGCGGCGATGGCGCGCTCGGTGGTCTCGTTCCGTGTGGCGCCGCCCTCGATGATCTTCGAGACCTTCTGGAATCCGGCCTTCGCGACGATCTTCTCGATGTCGGGCACATAGCCCGGCGCCATCAGCACGATGATGTCGTCGATCGCGTCGGTGTTCTCGAAGGTGGTCAGCGTGTGCTCGATGACTGCCTTGCCGGCGATCTTCAGCAGCTGCTTGGGGATCGACAGACCCACGCGCTGGCCGGTGCCACCGGCCAGGATCACTGCGGTGGTACGGGGCTTGGCTATGTGCTGGGACACAGAGGACCTACCTTGGGGCGACAGGGAACTCGGAAATGGTCCCACTTGTGGTTACCGCAATGCAAGGTGAGCGCCCTCCACCGCATATGTGCGCGCAACCTCTCATTCACCTCCCACTCCTGGTGATTGGTGAGACGGCCGAGCGGGCCCCGCGAAATGCGCTGTGAGTAACTGCACAGAAGCTCAGCGACAGGGGAGCCGCTCGGAGCAGCGGTGACCGAGGACCCTCACGGGTTCCTTGGACGATGTCCGGTGCACGGTACGCGCTTTGAGGGTGCCCCGCGCACCACGCCCGCCGCACGCGGCGCCGGGTACGGGGGCCGCGCTGTGCGGATCCATCCGTCCCGGGGCGCCGGGCGGCACGCGTTCTTCATGGGTCCGGCCGTGAATACGGCTCGCCCGGCCGCTCATTGCCGGGGAATTCCCGGTCAAGATTCCGCAGCATTTCGGTCTCGGCGAGAGCAATACGCCGCGAGACCGGGTCGGACTTCTCACACGGCTCGCACGTCCCGTACGACGACGAAGAGCCCAGGACTCCGAGGAGTCCGGGCTCATGCGCCTCAGGGGCGGGGTCAGACGACCTCGACACCGGGCCGGCCCGCCTGGACCCTCAGCCGGGCCAGCGTGCTCGGGGTCGCGGTCGGCTGCCGGACCGTGTCGACCACCCTGACCTGGGCGTCGATGCGGTCGCGGCGGACATCGAAGAGGTGGTAGCCGCGGTGCGCGTCCAGCAGCTTCCAGTGCGGGTTGTCCGGGCGCCGCGGGTCCCACTCCTTGCGGAAGGCCTCCTGGTCCTGGTCGCCGTTGCTGGAGATCGAGGTGCCGACGAACTCGGCGCCGACGACCCTGGAGCCCGGGTCGGCGTAGTCCTCCTTGAGGTCGCTGATCATCGTCAGGTGCCGGTCGCCGGAGAGCACGACGGGATTGCGGACCTGCCTGAACTCCTGGAGGAACCGGTTGCGTTCGGCCTGGTAGCCGTCCCAGGCGTCGTAGAACCAGAGCTTGCCCTCGCCGACCTTGAGGTCCGTCTCGGCCATCATGATCTGGGAGGCGATGAGGTTCCAGCGGGCGGGCGAGTCCTGCAGCCCGTTCAGCAGCCACTGCTTCTGCCGCGCGCCGAGCATGGTCAGCGACGGGTCCTGGGCGCCGGCCTGGCTGGTGGCCTGATCGCTGCGGTACTGGCGGGTGTCCAGGACCTTGAGCCGGGCCAGGCGGCCGAACTCCAGGCGGCGGTACATCCGGATGTGCGGACCCGTGGGGACGGCGGTGGCACGAACCGGCATGTGCTCGTAGAACGCCTGATAGGCCGCGGTCAGCCGGGCCACGAACGCGTCGTGCGGCTGCTTGTCCGGATCCTGCGGGATCTCGCCGGCGAAGTCGTTGTCCACCTCGTGGTCGTCGAAGGTCACCACGAAGGGCGCGTTCGCGTGCATCGCCGCGAGGTCCGGGTCGGTGCGGTACTGGGCGTACCGGTTGCGGTACTGGGTGAGGCTGAAGGGCTCACCGGTGCCCTCGTGCCGCCGTACGCCTGTCGCCGAGGGCGTGGACTCGTAGATGTAGTCCCCGACGAACACCACGACGTCCGGGTCCTGGTCGAGCATGT
This is a stretch of genomic DNA from Streptomyces hawaiiensis. It encodes these proteins:
- a CDS encoding bifunctional cytidylyltransferase/SDR family oxidoreductase; its protein translation is MSQHIAKPRTTAVILAGGTGQRVGLSIPKQLLKIAGKAVIEHTLTTFENTDAIDDIIVLMAPGYVPDIEKIVAKAGFQKVSKIIEGGATRNETTERAIAALGEGLAEGEDANVLFHDAVRPLLSQRVIDDCVVALERFQAVDVAIPSADTIIVTRTHGEDGEFITEIPDRSRLRRGQTPQAFKLSTIKRAYEVAAGDPNFQATDDCSVVLKYLPDVPIHVVAGDEYNMKVTQPVDVFIADKLFQLASTAAPEQVSEEAYRELLTGKTMVVFGGSYGIGKDIAELAESYGAKVYALGRSTTGTHVENPEEVDDALSKAYGETGRIDYVVNTAGVLRIGKLAETDNATIEEALKVNYLAPVQIARSSYKYLSETKGQLLLYTSSSYTRGRAEYSLYSSTKAAMVNLTQALSDEWAGDGVRVNCINPERTATPMRTKAFGQEPSGSLLSSEAVARTSLDVLLSELTGHVIDVRQQDPTAGAARASGFEQALATVLDRQDGV
- a CDS encoding alkaline phosphatase D family protein codes for the protein MTGAVSPDRRRFLTAGAAVLGAAASAQLWLPAAARAAETPLPDGVFSLGVSSGDPLPDGVVLWTRLAPDPLNGGGMPDRAVPVEWQLAEDQRFRKVVRRGTAQARPEYGHSVHVDVRGLRSDRAYWYRFRTSGQLSPVGRTRTAPHRHSSGGSLRMALASCQNWQHGYFTPYADMLDQDPDVVVFVGDYIYESTPSATGVRRHEGTGEPFSLTQYRNRYAQYRTDPDLAAMHANAPFVVTFDDHEVDNDFAGEIPQDPDKQPHDAFVARLTAAYQAFYEHMPVRATAVPTGPHIRMYRRLEFGRLARLKVLDTRQYRSDQATSQAGAQDPSLTMLGARQKQWLLNGLQDSPARWNLIASQIMMAETDLKVGEGKLWFYDAWDGYQAERNRFLQEFRQVRNPVVLSGDRHLTMISDLKEDYADPGSRVVGAEFVGTSISSNGDQDQEAFRKEWDPRRPDNPHWKLLDAHRGYHLFDVRRDRIDAQVRVVDTVRQPTATPSTLARLRVQAGRPGVEVV